ATGGTTATGTCCTCCCCTTCCGCCTCATCGACAAGGCACCGAATGGCCTCGACGCAGAGCAGGGGCATGTCGCAGGCAACGACAAAGACGCGGGGCCGGGAGGAATGGACAAGCGCCGTTGCGATACCCACCATGGGGCTTTGCACGGGGAGAACGTCCCGTATCACCGGGGCCTCGATGCCCTCGATGGTCTCATGGATCGAGGAGATGATGATGATGTCGTCGAAGACCTGCCGCACCGTGTCGAAGACCTGCCTGATGAGGGGGCCGCCGCGGAATTCAGCCGTCGCCTTGTCGCGCCCCATCCGCACGCTTCTTCCCCCCGCCAGTATTGCGCAGCCTATCTCCATGCACAAGGTATTACCATCTTTCGGTCTGAATATCAAAGACCTCCTTGCGCGTCGCACCGCACGGGAGAAGCTGACCGACAAATCCTTTTTCGCCCTGACACAGGTCGTCTTCATCCCGCCAGTAAAGGCTTTGTCGAGTATTTACGCAATGTTATCATTTCCGACCCCCGCAGACTGGGGTACAAGACCCTTCAAAGACCAACGATTCCGGAGGGTTAGGTTGTAACTTTTTTCACTTGACATTGTTCGCCGGGATGCCTTAAGATGCCATAATATATCCAGGGGTACAAGAGACAACACAATAGTATAGTTAGGAGGAGCAATGGGAGCCATACTTTGGATCACTGAAAAGCTCAGTAAGTGGATGAGCGTCATTGCCGGGGCGGCCCTGACCGCCATTATGCTGCTCACGGTATGTGACGTTTTCCTTCGCTATTTCTTCGACAGGCCCATTATCGGCACCTTTGAGATGGTCGGCTTCGGCGGGGCGATAGCCATCGGTTTTTCCATCCCCATCACCTCGTGGATGAGGGGCCACATCTTCGTCGATTTCTTCGTCCAGAAATTCAACAAGGTTGGGCAGGGCATAGTCAACGTTATCACCCGTCTTGGAGGTATCGCCCTTTTTTACCTCATCGGTTACAACCTCCTCAAGTACGGTCACGACCTCTACGTATCCGGCGAGGTGTCGCTGACCCGGCAGATCCCTTTCTACCCCATCGCTTACGGGATGGCCATATGTTGCTTCATACAGTGCCTCGTCCTGATTTGCGACCTATTCAAGATCTTTGGAGGCCAATATGAGTGATCCCATAACCGTAGGTATCGTTGGACTGATCATAGTCCTTTTCCTTTTCCTCACCGGCATCGAGCTCGGTTTCGCCATGGTGATAATGGGGTTTCTCGGCTTCGGTTATCTCATTTCTTTTAGCGCCGCGTTCAACCTGCTCGCGAAGGACATGTACGATGTCCTTAACTCGTACAGCTTCACCGTTATACCCTTGTTTGTCCTCATGGGACAGGTGGCCTTCAACTCGGGCATAGCGAAGCGTCTCTTTGACGCGGCCCACAAGTTCATCGGCCACATCCCCGGCGGCCTCGCCATGGCGACCGTCGGCGGCGCCACGGTCTTCAAGGCTATCTGTGGTTCCTCACCGGCTACGTCGGCAACCTTTGCCAGTGTCGCCGTCCCCGAGATGGACCGTTTCGGGTATGACAAGAGGCTCTCCACCGGCATCGTCGCGACTGTCGGCACCCTCGGCATACTCCTTCCCCCGAGCGTGACGCTCATCCTCTACGGCATCATCACGGACCAGTCGATCGGCAGGCTCTTCCTCGCCGGCATCGTTCCCGGGCTCATCATCGCCGCGTTGTTCATAGCCGTCATTTACGGATGGTGCAAGATGAACCCCACGATCGGCCCGAAGAGCCCCAAGGCCACCTGGGGCGAGCGCCTCAAGACCATCCCGCAGGTAATCATGGTCCTTATCATTTTCGTCCTCGTCATCGGCGGCATCCTCGGCGGCGTCTTCACCCCCACGGAAGCGGGCAGTGTTGGAACCTTCCTCGTCCTCGTTATGACCTTCGTCATGCGCGACCTGAACATAAAGGGTTATATCAAATCCGTAGCTGAAGCGATCAGGACGGCCACCATGGTCCTCATGCTCATCGCCGGCTCCACCGTCCTTGGTCATTTCATCGCCGTCACGACCATACCCATGGTCGCCGCCGACTGGATCGTCAGTCTCAACATGCCCTCCTGGGTCATCGTCGTCTTCATCGCCCTCATTTACCTCATCGGCGGCTCCTTTATCGACGACCTCGCCTTCATGATCCTGGCGACACCCATCTTCTACCCCGCCATACTGAAGCTGGGGTACAACCCCATGTGGTTCGGCATCCTCATCGGCATAACGGTCATGCTCGGTGTCGTCCTTCCCCCCATGGCCATTTGTGTCTTCGTCGTCAAGCAGATCACCAAAACGCCCTTCAGCGTCGTCTACGCCGGCGTCTATCCCTTCCTCATCAGCATCATCGTCGGCGGTATCCTGGTCTTCATCTTTCCCGCCCTTTCGACCTGGCTTCCTGGATGGCTGATGCCAGGCTGACAAAGAACCGCACATACTATGTAAAAAACCGCCTCTTCAGAGAGGCGGTTTTTTCGTTCAAGGGTTCAAGAGAAACACCGCGAAGGGGAGCCGGCTGTGAAGACAATTCTCGCACCGTGACCGGAGGCATCCGCAAGACCATGGCTCTTCGACTTCTGATCCTCCAGCTGTGAACGCTTTTGGTGACCCGCGCAGTTTGGTGCCTTCTTTGTTGCTCTTGAACTCTTGAACCCCGGGGTCCTTGAACCTTCTTTGTCCTTGAACAGAAAGGGGTTCCCGCACCAGGCGGGAACCCCTTTCTCTTACACCATATACTTAAAGACTATGCGATTGATTTCAGCTTTTCCTGAAGGTTCTTGGTGAACTCCTTTTCCGTGTCCTTCGCCTTCGCCCTCATTATCCTGTCGCCGAACATGGCGAGCTTGCCGACTATGCTGACGTCCGTCTTGTAGGTGACCTCCACTTCACCGTTGCCCTTTTCTGTCAGGTCAACGACGGTTTTCTGTTTGAAGTGGCCGAGTTTGGTCATGTCTTCGCCTTCGCCTTCGATCTCGATGTGGGTGGGCTTGTTGACAACGGTCATCTTGTTCACGAACTTCAGCCTGGCCTTGATGGGTCCGACCTTCTGCTTCACGATGCACTCGTATGACGTGTCATCGATCATGTTCGCCGACTCCGCGCCCGGAAGGCAGGTGAGGATCGTTTCCGGTTTCAGCAGGAAATCGAAGAGCTTATCGATCGGTGCTTTTATGGTAAAACCGCCCTCTATGATCATGGGACTTCCTCCTTATGTTATAATATCAAGCCTTTCGCGGGCTCAATTATTCCTACAGCGTGTCCTGTGCCTTCTCGATAAGCTCCGCCAGCATCTCGTAGCTCTTGTTGCCCGGCTCCGTTGTCTGAGCGAGGAGGAGCTCGATGTATGAGTAACCCTGGGACTCTATCCATGCCCTGTGTGCCTTGTCGCCGGTACCGAACATGTGTCGCGCCACCTGCTTGCTGTTGGGCCATTCTTTTTTACATGCGGGACATTTAAAGCTCACGGTATACCTCCTTATTTGTCTTTGTCGGAACTATTTCTGGGCTTCCTGCGCCTTCTTCTCCGCGAGAGCCTTGCGAATTCTTTCCGGAGAGATGGGGAGTTCTTTCATCTGGATGCCCAGGGCATTGAACACCGCGTTGCCGAGTGCGGCAGCTGTCGGGTTCGTGAGGCCTTCGCCAGCCTCTTTCGCTCCGTACGGTCCTTCCGGTTCGTAAGTGTCTATCTCGATGATCGGGGTCTTCGGCATCTCGGGGGCCCTGATCACCTTGTAGTCGACGAGGTTGGGGTTCATCATCTTGCCGTCCTCGAAGGGCATATCCTCAAGATAGGCGTAGCCGAGGGCCATCGATGCGGCGCCCTCCAACTGGCCCATAAGTCCCAGCGGGTTGATGGGCTGGCCGCAGTCGTGTGCGGTCATGACCTCGTGGATCTTGATCCTTCCCGTTTCGGGATCGATCTCGGCGTCGACCGCCTGCATCATGTAGCTGTAAGCGGGAGATATCATGCCCTTTCTGTGCGGCGTATAGTAGCCGCGGCCCATGATGCGCTGCCCGTCCTTGCCCCGAAGCGCTTTCTTCACGAGATCTTCGTACTTCATGCCCCTCTCGGGACGGGCCACGATATGTACCCACCTGTCCTTGATATCGAGGTCATAAACGATGTTGATGCCCATTTCGGCGTAAGCGAACTCAAGGAGCTGTTTCTTGGCGTCCTCGCAGGCCATTTTCACGGCGTTGCCCGTCATGAGCGTCTGCCTCGAACCCCAGGCACCCAGATCTGCGGGGCAGTGGTCTGTATCACCGGAATGGATCTTGATGTCCTCCATCTTCACGCCCAGTGTTTCGGCCGCGATTATGGCCATCGTGGTGTTGGAGCCCTGTCCGATGTCCTGGCAGCCCACGTGGACCTCCACTGTACCATCAACGTTGATGGTGACAACAGCGGAGGAGAAGGAATAGGGCGTATCGAACCAGTTGAAGATGCCGCCCGACATGAAGCCGCAGGAGGAAATGCCGATACCCCTGTTGGCGGGCAGCTTGCCCTTTGATTTAACCCAGTTCTCGATCTCATTGATGCACTGTTCCAGGCCGCAGCTCGCGATGAATGCCTGACCCGGGACTTCGTAACCCTCGGTATGGCCGTTCTTTCTCCTCACTTCAAAGGGATCGAGGCCGAGGTCGGCACAAATCC
The sequence above is drawn from the Syntrophorhabdus sp. genome and encodes:
- a CDS encoding molybdenum cofactor guanylyltransferase produces the protein MEIGCAILAGGRSVRMGRDKATAEFRGGPLIRQVFDTVRQVFDDIIIISSIHETIEGIEAPVIRDVLPVQSPMVGIATALVHSSRPRVFVVACDMPLLCVEAIRCLVDEAEGEDITIPMAEGYYQPLHAIYGRSCLAPLLRLVGLGRLKVSDILPYVVVKAIKDRPCFYTPGGTLIFSNINTPEELAGINPRGA
- a CDS encoding TRAP transporter small permease, with amino-acid sequence MGAILWITEKLSKWMSVIAGAALTAIMLLTVCDVFLRYFFDRPIIGTFEMVGFGGAIAIGFSIPITSWMRGHIFVDFFVQKFNKVGQGIVNVITRLGGIALFYLIGYNLLKYGHDLYVSGEVSLTRQIPFYPIAYGMAICCFIQCLVLICDLFKIFGGQYE
- a CDS encoding TRAP transporter large permease, with the protein product MSDPITVGIVGLIIVLFLFLTGIELGFAMVIMGFLGFGYLISFSAAFNLLAKDMYDVLNSYSFTVIPLFVLMGQVAFNSGIAKRLFDAAHKFIGHIPGGLAMATVGGATVFKAICGSSPATSATFASVAVPEMDRFGYDKRLSTGIVATVGTLGILLPPSVTLILYGIITDQSIGRLFLAGIVPGLIIAALFIAVIYGWCKMNPTIGPKSPKATWGERLKTIPQVIMVLIIFVLVIGGILGGVFTPTEAGSVGTFLVLVMTFVMRDLNIKGYIKSVAEAIRTATMVLMLIAGSTVLGHFIAVTTIPMVAADWIVSLNMPSWVIVVFIALIYLIGGSFIDDLAFMILATPIFYPAILKLGYNPMWFGILIGITVMLGVVLPPMAICVFVVKQITKTPFSVVYAGVYPFLISIIVGGILVFIFPALSTWLPGWLMPG
- a CDS encoding molybdopterin-dependent oxidoreductase: MSHKKYTVINTPVHNIDGVAKVTGRATYAFDVTLPGMLYGKILRSPHPHARVVSIDTSKAEQFPGVRGVVTGKDTLGIKQGIWRRYEELCDEQILPLEKVRYIGEPVAAVAAITEEIAEKALDLIEVEYEVLPAVYEPLEAIKKEAPTIHEGVERNINVTRHIEWGDVDDAFEDADYIREDWFKCSGQHHMCMETRGAVSSFTPEGKLTCWTGTQSAYYHQGLLAGVLGLREGDVRIIAPYTGGGFGGKFELDAAQFCSAVLSMKLHKPVKIIFTREEDFIASKRRTPMFYYVRTGVKKDGTFCARESRMFSNGGAYTGMGATALYLTGFFHSFPYKWRGYRYDGYRVYTNTMPSTSMRGFGAPQAMFCSEQQIDWICADLGLDPFEVRRKNGHTEGYEVPGQAFIASCGLEQCINEIENWVKSKGKLPANRGIGISSCGFMSGGIFNWFDTPYSFSSAVVTINVDGTVEVHVGCQDIGQGSNTTMAIIAAETLGVKMEDIKIHSGDTDHCPADLGAWGSRQTLMTGNAVKMACEDAKKQLLEFAYAEMGINIVYDLDIKDRWVHIVARPERGMKYEDLVKKALRGKDGQRIMGRGYYTPHRKGMISPAYSYMMQAVDAEIDPETGRIKIHEVMTAHDCGQPINPLGLMGQLEGAASMALGYAYLEDMPFEDGKMMNPNLVDYKVIRAPEMPKTPIIEIDTYEPEGPYGAKEAGEGLTNPTAAALGNAVFNALGIQMKELPISPERIRKALAEKKAQEAQK